The sequence CGCTTCTACGATCTCTTGGCGGGTAGGCTTGGGATTCTTGTCCAGCAAGGCCTTGGCCGACATCAACATCCCTGGCGTGCAGAAGCCGCACTGAGCCGCATAGTGTTCATGGAACGACTGCTGCAATGGGTGCAGTTTCCCGTCTTGGCTAATTCCTTCTA comes from Deltaproteobacteria bacterium and encodes:
- a CDS encoding 2Fe-2S iron-sulfur cluster-binding protein, encoding EGISQDGKLHPLQQSFHEHYAAQCGFCTPGMLMSAKALLDKNPKPTRQEIVEAISGNLCRCGAYQEIVEAIEAVAHGQGKE